Proteins from a single region of Neodiprion virginianus isolate iyNeoVirg1 chromosome 4, iyNeoVirg1.1, whole genome shotgun sequence:
- the LOC124303768 gene encoding dephospho-CoA kinase, whose amino-acid sequence MFIVGLTGGIATGKSTVAAIFREYNIPVIDADQIARKVVEPGRRAWHKIRKEFGPEVFYESGQLDRTKLGDLIFNDVELRKKLNAITHPDIYREMCWEALKCLLRGYPFIVMDLPLLFETGHMLNYLHKIIVVTCEEDLQLQRLMERSGFTEAKAKLRIEAQMSLDKKAEMSNFVIENSGSDRDTREQVIKIINVLKCSKHHWKLRFIAGICCTMFLAGAYWIKTKSNKPLAVL is encoded by the exons ATGTTTATAGTTGGTTTAACAGGAGGCATAGCCACAGGGAAAAGTACGGTGGCCGCTATATTCCGAGAATATAATATACCCGTCATTGATGCCGACCAAATTGCGAGAAAAG TTGTCGAACCAGGGAGACGAGCATGGCACAAGATTCGAAAAGAATTCGGTCCTGAAGTATTCTATGAGTCTGGACAGCTCGATAGAACCAAATTGGGTGATTTGATATTCAACGATGTCGAattaagaaagaaattaaatgcCATAACACATCCAGATATCTACAGAGAAATGTGCTGGGAAGCTTTAAAATGTTTACTGCGTGGTTATCCATTCATAGTGATGGATTTACCATTGCTATTTGAGACGGGTCACATGCTCAATTATCTGCACAAAATAATAGTAGTCACATG CGAGGAAGATCTTCAGCTACAGCGTTTAATGGAACGGTCAGGCTTCACGGAAGCCAAAGCAAAGCTACGAATCGAGGCTCAAATGTCCTTAGATAAAAAGGCAGAGATGTCGAATTTCGTTATTGAGAATTCAGGCAGCGACAGGGATACCAGGGAACAAgttatcaaaataataaatgttttAAAATGTTCCAAACACCACTGGAAACTCAGGTTTATTGCAGGAATTTGCTGTACCATGTTCTTGGCTGGTGCTTATTGGatcaaaacaaaatcaaataagCCATTGGCTGTATTGTGA
- the LOC124303953 gene encoding bursicon isoform X2 produces MYRTENLFFCQFALLATLMFLLCGNVSTIAGVDECQVTPVIHVLRYPGCFPKPIPSFACTGRCSSYLQVSGSKIWQMERSCMCCQESGEREASVSLFCPKAKPGERKFRKVITKAPLECMCRPCTGVEESAIVPQEIAGFAEEGPLTTSAHFRRSPGLQ; encoded by the exons ATGTATCGCACTGAAAACCTATTTTTCTGTCAGTTTG CTCTACTAGCTACGCTGATGTTTCTACTTTGTGGAAACGTCTCTACAATCGCAGGGGTGGATGAGTGTCAAGTGACTCCCGTAATACACGTTCTGCGCTATCCAGGCTGTTTTCCGAAACCAATACCAAGTTTTGCATGCACTGGTCGTTGCAGCAGCTACTTACAA GTGTCAGgttcgaaaatttggcaaatgGAAAGAAGCTGCATGTGCTGTCAAGAGAGCGGCGAGAGAGAAGCGAGCGTGTCGCTGTTCTGTCCGAAAGCGAAACCAGGCGAaagaaaattccgaaag GTGATTACCAAGGCACCTCTTGAGTGCATGTGTCGACCCTGTACCGGAGTCGAAGAGTCTGCTATAGTCCCACAAGAGATTGCCGGATTTGCAGAAGAGGGTCCATTAACAACGTCCGCTCATTTTAGACGATCACCCGGTTTACAGTAA
- the LOC124303941 gene encoding sarcolemmal membrane-associated protein, translating into MVIASGGWIQNATYSPTPNNSNLSTSNTPNNKMAAKAVLICRANSHPFHERTVSLEQPVKIGRSVARARATPNNAIFDCKVLSRNHALLWYEAGKFYMQDTKSSNGTFINSQRLSIGGEESGPREVCSGDIVQFGVDVMENTRKVTHGCIVATLKLYLPDGKEAKASVSTSVASPTSSVSLEDLYKLNQFLQEANRREEVLNGKLHHLQRLVETTRQAADQSWKALIDEDRLLSRVETVESQLVAYSKNFTEDKIRNELVKLQEDKAQYQTAAKEALQKILQEKLEVTQKFANLERQLNNTEDECQSLHEVSKTTQAELQELAAKYTEAQTKISEFSNKLVESEDKMKDLVAQAEQEKKGLLKRIKDQARVEKILQSKLRDFRYDSTTIHEKVTALRKHLKTLQDMNLDLLTDETQLAVNNILYKTKLMSIEDFDYNEESNSYANKIEHDNQINSNSCNKSNIDVSLSEIDKIVGCILDPPSRRTLVNGNANLDNLDTSVESDNNSEVSEDACTTTSDDGSEKSVVEVKRTSEENSTPTKAAGQPARLLEVRFACEENGEPLEVHYDPVEQTGEESEVSSFTCDSKDIKNSAESEFEDIDKSFEVCDKEKKRENSEERDEDEEECGEGEHLDGDYIKTLKPISKNESAQQSLQSKEYTLQTLIGSLDSLKDEDNYEAQQLANKELDDLREWLIHESNETVISKLKELYYRAKNETQRIQEINEELVILKEKCNACTEENTELVKGYEALKAQCGDLLNVTYTVPIQYVAPIAIAFLWMLFEKIF; encoded by the coding sequence ATGGTTATAGCTAGTGGGGGTTGGATTCAAAATGCTACTTATTCGCCGACCCCGAACAATTCCAACCTGAGCACTAGTAACACGCCAAACAACAAGATGGCTGCTAAGGCAGTTTTGATTTGTCGGGCAAATTCCCATCCATTTCACGAGCGCACCGTTTCGCTCGAACAACCAGTTAAAATTGGTCGTTCCGTGGCGAGAGCTCGAGCTACGCCGAACAATGCTATATTCGACTGTAAAGTGCTTTCGCGAAATCACGCCTTGCTCTGGTACGAGGCTGGTAAATTTTATATGCAAGATACCAAGAGTAGTAACGGAACGTTTATCAATAGCCAAAGACTTAGCATAGGTGGCGAAGAATCAGGACCCAGGGAGGTGTGCTCTGGTGATATTGTACAGTTCGGAGTCGATGTTATGGAAAACACGAGGAAGGTTACTCACGGATGTATCGTCGCTACTTTAAAATTGTACCTGCCTGACGGTAAAGAAGCTAAAGCTAGCGTTAGCACGTCGGTTGCGAGTCCTACGAGCAGTGTATCCCTGGAGGATTTGTACAAACTTAATCAATTCTTGCAAGAAGCTAACAGACGGGAAGAGGTCCTTAACGGCAAACTTCATCACCTCCAAAGACTGGTAGAAACGACAAGACAGGCAGCCGATCAATCGTGGAAAGCTTTGATTGACGAGGACCGTCTATTATCGCGTGTCGAAACTGTCGAGAGTCAGCTAGTTGCTTATTCGAAGAATTTTACAGAGGATAAGATAAGGAATGAGCTTGTTAAACTCCAAGAAGACAAAGCACAGTATCAAACAGCGGCTAAGGAAGCTTTGCAGAAAATATTGCAGGAGAAGTTAGAGGTGACACAAAAGTTTGCCAATCTTGAAAGGCAGCTTAACAATACCGAAGATGAGTGTCAGAGTTTGCATGAAGTATCCAAAACTACGCAGGCTGAGCTACAGGAACTAGCAGCTAAGTATACCGAGGCCCAAACTAAAATAAGCGAATTTTCTAACAAATTGGTAGAGAGCGAAGACAAGATGAAGGACTTGGTAGCTCAAGCTGAACAAGAAAAGAAGGGACTGCTAAAAAGGATCAAGGATCAGGCTAGAGTGGAGAAAATCTTGCAGTCAAAACTTAGGGACTTCAGGTATGACTCTACTACCATTCACGAGAAAGTGACTGCACTTAGAAAGCACCTCAAGACTTTGCAAGATATGAATTTGGACCTTCTTACCGACGAGACCCAGCTTGCCGTTAACAATATATTGTACAAAACAAAGCTGATGTCTATAGAAGACTTTGATTATAATGAGGAGTCTAATTCTTACGCGAACAAAATTGAGCATGACAATCAAATTAACTCAAACTCTTGCAACAAGAGCAATATCGACGTATCATTGTCAGAGATAGATAAGATTGTAGGGTGCATCCTGGACCCACCTTCCAGGAGAACCCTGGTCAATGGAAACGCTAATTTAGATAATTTAGACACCAGCGTAGAGTCTGACAATAACTCTGAGGTTAGCGAAGACGCTTGTACCACCACCAGCGACGATGGCAGCGAAAAATCAGTCGTCGAAGTGAAGAGAACCAGCGAAGAAAACAGCACACCAACTAAAGCTGCCGGTCAGCCAGCTAGATTATTAGAGGTGAGATTTGCTTGCGAAGAAAATGGCGAACCTTTAGAGGTTCATTATGATCCTGTTGAACAAACCGGAGAGGAGTCCGAGGTTTCGAGTTTTACATGTGATTCAAaggatattaaaaattcagcAGAAAGTGAATTCGAAGACATTGATAAATCTTTTGAAGTATgcgataaagaaaagaaacgtgaaaataGTGAGGAGCGTgacgaagatgaagaagaatgCGGCGAGGGTGAACATTTAGATGGAGATTATATAAAGACTTTAAAACCGATATCGAAAAACGAGTCTGCACAACAAAGTTTACAGTCTAAGGAATATACTCTTCAAACTTTAATTGGCTCTTTGGACTCCTTGAAGGATGAAGATAACTATGAGGCACAGCAATTAGCTAATAAGGAGCTGGACGACCTTAGAGAATGGCTGATTCACGAGTCTAATGAAACTGTAATAAGTAAACTAAAGGAGTTGTATTATCGTGCTAAAAATGAGACTCAACGTATTCAAGAAATAAACGAAGAACTTGTCATTCTTAAAGAAAAGTGCAACGCTTGTACAGAAGAGAATACAGAACTAGTTAAAGGATACGAAGCTCTTAAAGCTCAGTGTGGAGATCTGTTGAATGTTACCTACACAGTTCCCATACAATACGTTGCACCAATCGCAATAGCATTTTTATGGAtgctgtttgaaaaaatattctaa
- the LOC124303950 gene encoding G patch domain-containing protein 11, which produces MSDDEDYMSDKFLLATEQHCTPILARRRADQRELDLLKKKAEIEARLKEKNVSVRVIEQETRDKGLASAITSDNKGFKLLEKMGYTPGQGIGKKESGICEPISIDLKTNRLGLGRAPKKKPSATKNGKKKEDNFNANDFRGRISQRKTEQMIEVDLRRSQNSCEQLDNQNNIDKPVEIWYWPIVEEEKKDSENNESVESSEEDEDENEDDHNRIPASEKLEILTKYLRDQYFYCIWCGAAYDDVDDLKDNCPGNTRDDH; this is translated from the exons ATGTCCGATGATGAAGATTACATGTCTGATAAATTTCTCCTTGCTACCGAACAACACTGCACTCCAATTCTCGCTCGTCGTCGCGCAGATCAACGGGAATTAGATCTTTTAAAAAAGAAGGCAGAGATTGAAGCTCgattaaaggaaaaaaatgtgtctgtACGGGTCATAGAACAGGAAACGAGAGATAAAGGACTAGCATCTGCCATCACTAGTGACAATAAAG GTTTCAAATTATTGGAGAAAATGGGATACACACCTGGGCAAGGAATCGGAAAAAAGGAGAGTGGAATATGCGAGCCAATTTCGATTGATCTGAAGACAAATAGGCTGGGCTTAGGCAGAGCACCGAAGAAAAAACCGTCGGCAACCAAAAAtgggaagaagaaagaagataaTTTTAACGCCAATGATTTTCGAGGAAGAATTTCACAGAGAAAAACCGAGCAGATGATAGAGGTTGATTTACGTAGAAGTCAAAACAGCTGCGAGCAGCTagataatcaaaataatattgacaAACCTGTAGAAATTTGGTACTGGCCGATAgtggaagaagagaaaaaagactCTGAAAACAACGAATCAGTGGAATCAAGTGAAGAGGatgaagatgaaaatgaaGATGATCACAACAGGATACCAGCTagtgaaaaattagaaattttaacCAAATACCTAAGagatcaatatttttattgcataTGGTGCGGGGCAGCATATGACGATGTAGATGATTTGAAAGATAATTGTCCAGGAAATACACGGGATGATCATTGA
- the LOC124303953 gene encoding bursicon isoform X1, which yields MYRTENLFFCQFALLATLMFLLCGNVSTIAGVDECQVTPVIHVLRYPGCFPKPIPSFACTGRCSSYLQVSGSKIWQMERSCMCCQESGEREASVSLFCPKAKPGERKFRKVVITKAPLECMCRPCTGVEESAIVPQEIAGFAEEGPLTTSAHFRRSPGLQ from the exons ATGTATCGCACTGAAAACCTATTTTTCTGTCAGTTTG CTCTACTAGCTACGCTGATGTTTCTACTTTGTGGAAACGTCTCTACAATCGCAGGGGTGGATGAGTGTCAAGTGACTCCCGTAATACACGTTCTGCGCTATCCAGGCTGTTTTCCGAAACCAATACCAAGTTTTGCATGCACTGGTCGTTGCAGCAGCTACTTACAA GTGTCAGgttcgaaaatttggcaaatgGAAAGAAGCTGCATGTGCTGTCAAGAGAGCGGCGAGAGAGAAGCGAGCGTGTCGCTGTTCTGTCCGAAAGCGAAACCAGGCGAaagaaaattccgaaaggtg GTGATTACCAAGGCACCTCTTGAGTGCATGTGTCGACCCTGTACCGGAGTCGAAGAGTCTGCTATAGTCCCACAAGAGATTGCCGGATTTGCAGAAGAGGGTCCATTAACAACGTCCGCTCATTTTAGACGATCACCCGGTTTACAGTAA
- the LOC124303947 gene encoding zinc finger CCCH domain-containing protein 10-like, producing MAGGSSSNGDSSPSRVCRDFLRNVCHRGKRCKYLHERSEDDPADEYTFCHDFQNGICNWPGCRFLHCTESEEKHFRATGELPPRILSNLKCNNDKSELPLCKDFIKGSCQRVNCKYRHYKKEEPQHPMVPPPHHTVTRPQHNFNGVSNGENRRYEEERSYHWQMEDPHPLVHNNGYNPSTHPPDYLGPPEAKRRIVSGETILHFETSPLVGQHPTQPVTSSYYYPVIPRNEARAFNLEDENALLKKKIEELKKQVNDLTATNEFLLDQNAQLRMSGKRTTNVTAVTVPAVTITNTVPPSQAPTPQQMVNAAVAAGTLRTVTASVATVPVSIATVTPVSIAAVSMAPVSIPPPIVTMAQQTISMSGSGPQPTNQQAPNAQQPTNLPLSISGPTAPLVSYPIMTQELRPVLQ from the exons ATGGCAGGTGGTTCCAGTTCTAACGGAGATTCTTCTCCAAGTCGAGTATGTAGAGATTTTCTGCGCAACGTTTGCCACAGAGGGAAGCGATGTAAATATCTTCATGAAAGATCAGAAGATGACCCAGCAGATGAATATACTTTTTGtcatgattttcaaaatggGATTTGCAATTGGCCGGGATGCCGATTTTTGCATTGCACcgaaagtgaagaaaaacactTCAGAGCAACTGGTGAATTACCACCGcgtattttatcgaatttgaaatgtaACAATGACAAATCCGAACTACCGTTATGCAAGGATTTCATCAAAGGCAGCTGCCAAAGAGTCAATTGTAAGTACAGGCATTACAAGAAGGAAGAACCACAGCATCCTATGGTCCCTCCGCCCCATCATACCGTTACGAGACCTCAACATAATTTTAACGGTGTCAGTAATGGCGAAAATCGAAGAtatgaagaagaaagaag CTACCACTGGCAGATGGAGGACCCGCATCCACTGGTCCACAATAATGGCTACAATCCTTCTACGCATCCGCCTGATTATTTGGGGCCTCCTGAAGCAAAACGACGAATTGTCTCTGGAGAAACTATCTTGCATTTCGAAACGTCACCTCTGGTAGGACAGCATCCAACCCAGCCTGTAACTTCTAGCTATTACTATCCTGTAATCCCCAGAAATGAAGCTAGAGCTTTTAATCTCGAAGATGAAAATGCattgctgaaaaaaaagattgaggAACTAAAAAAGCAG GTCAACGATTTAACAGCGACAAATGAATTCCTACTGGACCAAAATGCACAACTAAGAATGTCTGGTAAAAGGACAACTAATGTAACTGCTGTAACAGTCCCAGCAGTTACGATAACAAACACTGTACCTCCATCTCAAGCTCCAACACCTCAACAGATGGTTAATGCTGCTGTAGCAGCTGGAACACTGCGAACTGTTACAGCTAGCGTTGCAACTGTTCCTGTGAGCATAGCAACAGTAACTCCTGTATCAATCGCTGCTGTTTCCATGGCACCGGTGTCTATTCCTCCACCGATTGTCACGATGGCTCAACAAACTATTAGTATGAGTGGTTCGGGTCCTCAGCCTACCAACCAACAAGCACCGAACGCTCAGCAACCAACAAACTTACCACTATCAATATCTGGTCCAACCGCACCACTCGTTTCTTATCCAATTATGACACAAGAACTGAGACCTGtcttacaataa
- the LOC124303954 gene encoding partner of bursicon: MRKSVLFLLAIMALFKSNVIAQLSGDENCETLQTEIHVTKDEYDDLGRLKRTCGGDITVTKCEGFCNSQVQPSVVSTTGFLKECFCCRESYLKERDVFLDHCYDADGVRLDSEEGGSMEIKLREPAECKCYKCGDFAR, translated from the exons ATGCGGAAGTCGGTCCTTTTTTTACTAGCCATTATGGCACTTTTTAAAAGTAATGTAATCGCTCAGCTGTCAGGAGATGAGAATTGTGAGACATTGCAAACAGAAATTCACGTAACTAAAG ACGAGTATGACGACCTGGGACGTTTGAAAAGAACGTGTGGCGGTGATATTACGGTCACAAAATGCGAGGGATTTTGTAATTCGCAGGTACAGCCAAGCGTCGTCTCCACCACAGGATTTTTAAAG GAATGTTTCTGCTGTCGTGAAAGTTACCTAAAAGAGCGAGATGTTTTCCTGGATCATTGCTATGACGCAGATGGTGTTAGATTGGACAGCGAAGAAGGTGGTTCCATGGAAATCAAGCTACGAGAGCCAGCCGAATGCAAATGCTACAAATGCGGGGATTTCGCAAGATAG